The window CTGGCGCATGGGCACCGACGTCTCCTCGTCGATGACTTCCTGGAGGAACTCCTCGGCGTCGGCGACCGTCTCGCCTTTGATCTCCCGGGAGATCTCCTTGCTGTCCTTCACGCTGATGGGCCGGTCGCGGAGCATCCCCTTGGCGGTGGTCTCCGGGTCGGCCTCGACGCTGTAATTGATTCCCATGGGTTACTTGAGGGGCACGAACTTCGAGGACCGGGTCGCGCCGATGCCGGCCTGACCGTGTTCGACGGTGCTTCGAGTGAGGTGGAACTCACCGAGGTAGTGTCCGATCATCTGGGGTTCGACCTGCACGCGCTCGAAGCTGTGTCCGTTGTACACGGCGAAGGTGACGCCGACGAACTCCGGTAGTATCGGCATGTCACGGAGGTGCGTCCGGATCGGGTCGTCCGCGGTCGTCTCCTCGTCGCGACTCCGGACCGTCTCCAGCAGCTTCTGCTGTTCGGTCCCGAGCCCGCGAACGATGCTTCGCCGCTGGCGTGCGGGGAGCAGTTCCGCGACCTCGTCTACGTCCATCTCCTGCAGCTCGTCGAGCGAGTGACCGCGGTAGGCGAACTCTTTGCCCTCGCGGCCGGTGCGGTAATCTGAACTCATTTGTTGCCACCTCGTCCGGTGCGCTTGGATGCGATGTCACCGACCTTCCGTCCCGGCGGGGCGTCCCGCGAGACCGACTTCGGCTGTCCGGGGTGTTGGCGACCACCGCCACCGAAGGGGTGGTCGACGGCGTTCATCGCGACGCCGCGCACGCGCGGGTATTTGGTCCCGCGCGCTTTCATCTTGTGGTACTTGTTACCGGCCTTGACGAAGGGCTTCTCCGTCCGGCCGCCGCCGGCGACCACGCCGATCGTGGCGCGGCACTGGGGGTCAAGCCGTTTGACTTCCCCGCTGGGGAGCTGAACGACCGCGACGTCGCGGTCGTGGGTGAGAAGCGTCGCGGACACGCCGGAGGCGCGCGCGAACTTCCCGCCGTCCCCGCGGTTGCTCTCGACGTTACAGACCGGGACGCCCTCCGGGATCTCAGCCAGCGGGAGCGTGTTTCCGGGTTTGATCTCCGCCGAGACGCCGACCTGGATCGTCTCGCCCACGCGCACGCCTTCCGGCGCGAGCACGAGCCGACGGTCGTCGTCCTCGAACTCGATCTCCGCGAGCGGAGCCGAGCGGGCGGGGTCGTGTTCGATCCCGACGATCTCGCCGGTGACCGTGTCCACGTCTTCGAGCTTCTTGTGCGACAGTTCCGCCTTGTAGCGGTGGGAGGGGGCCCGGAACGTCGGGCCGCCGCGTCCACGCCGCTGTCCTTGAATTCGTCGTCCCATCTCAGAACACCCCGATGCGCGACGCGATCTCCGTCGCGTCGTCGTCCTCGGAGAGCGTGACCGTCGCCTTCTTTTCGCCCTTCGAGGTCACTTGCGTGTTCACGTCGACGACGCGAACGTCGTACCGCTCGGAGACCTCGTCGCGGACCTCCGGTTTGGTCGCGTCGACGTCGACGATGAACACCAGCTTGTTCTTGAAGTCCATCTGGTTCATCGCCTGCTCGGTGACGAGCGGGTGCTCGATGATCGAGTTCATCGCTCGGCCACCTCCTCGACGGCGCTTTCGGTCCACAGCGTGAGTCGGCCCGGGTGCGCGCCCGGCGCGAGGTCCTCCGCGTTGACCTCGCCGGCTGTCGCGACATCGACGCCCGAGAGGTTTCGGGCGGCGCGGGACGGCTCCTCGCTCGTGACGACCAGAACGGACTTCGGCTGACTGTACTTGCGCCCGCGGGTCTTCCCGCGGCCGGACCGAACGGAACGGCCCTCCTCTGCGCGCTCGATGTCGGCGTCGACGCCGACCGCTTCGAGGACGCCGAGGGCCTCCTGGGTCTTTTTGAGATCCTCGAACTCGTCGCTCACGACGAGCGGGAGGTCGAGGTCCTCGTCGAACGCGTGACCGCGTTCTGCGACGAGCTCGGCGTCGGCGGTGGCGGCGATCGCGGACCGGATGGCGAGCTGTCGCTCCTTGTCGTTCAGTTTCTTCGACTGGTCCTTCTCGGCCTTCGGCGGGTGCGCGGCGCGCCCCGACACGGCGTTCGGGACGCGGCGGGCGACGTTCTCGGAGCGCGGGATGTGGGCGAGCCCGCGTCCGGAGCCGAACGACTCCGCGGGGGTTCGAAGCCCGGCGAACTCGTCGGCACCGTAAGCCTGCTTCCGGTTGGCCTGTGCGGCGGCGACCGCCCGACCGATGAGGTCCGGTCGGAACGCGGTCTCGAAGATCGCCGGCAGCTCGATACTACCCGCGTCCCCGCCGTCCAGGTCGTGTACTGTTGTGCTCATGAATTATCCCTGGTTGGATGCGGTGGATACGTACCGGACCTCGGGGTCGAGGCGCGGCTGGTCGTTCGGCCGGATGGCCGGGCGGAAGCGCAGCAGGCGCTTGTCCGGACCGGGCACTGAACCCTTGATGAGCGCATACTCGCCGTCGACCTCGCCGTAGTTGACGAAGCCGCCGTCGACGGAGGCGTCGTCGCCCTCGCCGAAGTCGATGAGGCGCTTGTTGAGCTCGGTGCGCTGGTGGTAGCCGGTCTGCCCCTGCTGGGGAACGGTGGAGCGCACGCGGGAGGGGTTCCACGGACCGAGGTTGCCGATCCGACGCCGCCATCCCTGGCGGGCGTGTTTGCCCTTCCGCTTTTGGACGCCCCAGCGTTTGACGGGACCCTGCGTCCCCTTCCCCTTCGTGATGCCCGACACGTCGGTGTACTGCCCCGCGCGGAAGACGTCGCCGAACTCGTGGGCGCCGCCCTCCGCGACGAGATCGAGCCCGAAGTCGACGCGCTCCTCCAGGGAGCCGCCGCCGACTCGAGTCTCCATCACGTCGGGCTTCTTCTTGGGTACGTTCGAAAGCTCCGAGGGCGCCGTGTGCGTGATGACGCGAACGTCGTCGACGACGTCGTCGTCGAGCAGTTCGCGGAGCGCGTCGGCGTCCTCCTCGAAGGTGTCTTCCGCCGGGAGGTCGAGCGCGCGGTCGAGCTCCTCGTGGAACTCGGTCGCCCAGACCTCTTCGACCGGCTTCTGTCCGTACGGCGTCTCTTCGTAGGCGCGCAGGGCCACCGCGTACATCGGTGGCGTCTCGACGACCGTGACGGGGACGGACTCTTCCATCCCCTCACGCGGCGAGTTGGCCTCGTCGTTGACCATGACGACGTGTGTCATCCCGGCTTTGTAGCCGGCAAAGCCCTGTAGCGCGGGGGCTCCGTCGTCGTCTGGCCACGAACGGATACGCGGTACCTCGCTGTCGGCGCGGGTCCGCGGGCCGTAGCCCAGCGAGCCTTTTCGTGGTCGGCTTGGTTGTGGCATGTGTTTACTCCGTGAGTGTGAGCGAGCCGAGAGTCACGAACAGAGCCTCCTCCGTCCGGACGACCTCGCTCGCCTGTGCCGGGATCGTGTTCAGCCAGAGGTCGAACCCCGGATCGGGTTCGACCGGGCGACCGTCGGCAACGGCCGTCCGAATGTCGTCGGGCGACAGCCCGAGCATCTCCGGAAGCCCCCGCTCGGGCGCGCCGAAGGCGACGGTGTAGCCGCCGGCCTTCCGCGCGTCCGAGACGACGTCGCCGAGCCGCGAGACGGAGAGTTCCTCCCCGTGTCGCGACGTGGCGACGGTCAGTCCGTCGCCGGCGAGCGCTTCCGATAGGTCCGCGGCCACGACCTGGAAACCGTCCTCCGGCTTCCCGGTGATGCGGGCGCGGACCGGTTCTCTCGAAGAGACCCTGATGGTGACGCGCTCCCCCCGCTCGACCTCCATTCCGGAGGGGACGAGCAGGGAGATCGGGTGTTCCCGCAGCGGGGAATTGACCCGGACGCGGCCTTCAGGTCCGACCTCGGTCACGAGTCCCTGTGTTTTCGACTCTTCCCCGCTCGGGGTCGAGCCGGTCCGCCACGGCACGCGGAGCGGTGGGAGCACGCCGACGTACCGGAGTTCGTCGCGCTCCCCCCAGAGGTCCTTTCGGAGCCTCGGCGGAGTCGCGGCGTACCCCAGCACGGTTCGGACGTACTCGCCGCCCCGTCGCCGTTCGCCCTCCCCGTCGGGGAAGACGACCAGTCGATCCGCCCGGAACACCGCCGCCGCACGGGCGACGTAGCCGAGTTTGCGAGTCGCCTCGCGGTCGTCCTCGGCCTCCCGGACGACCGAAGACGGAACGCAGATCGTGAGTCCGTCTTCGGTACGCATCGTGGCGAGACTGTACCCCTCGATTTCGGACGGCATCGTAAAAGGGTAGCGGTCCGGGTTTCGGGCTGTGGAGCGTTCACACGGCCCCTGACGGGAGGTTCGGCCTCGCGATCGAGCGAACGCATCGCACGGATCGACGATTCGGCTAGTGTGGTCTGGATCCGCGAGGTTCAGGCCGGGACGAGTCGGACCACCGGCGCGTCCGCGGCGTCGACGGCGACGTAGAGGTGTCCGGTCGTCGGCTCGACCGCGAGCGCCCGCACGCGCCAGTCGCGGTCGGCGAGCAGCGGCTCTCGCTCGGTCACCGCTGCCTCGGTAGCGCCAGCGCCCTCGACCGTGAACCGACCGAGGTACTGGGCAGCGAGCGTGCCCGCGAACAGATCGCCGCGCCACTCGGGGAAGGCGTCGCCTTCGTAAAAGACCGCGCCGCTCGGCGGGAACCCGCCGGAGCCGCAGGGCCAGTAGTGGACCGGCGCGACCGCGTCGCCGCGCTCGCGGTGGCTTGGGGCGACGCGCTCGTCGGTACCGTAGTTACACGCCTCGCTGGCGACCGGCCATCCGTAGTTCCCGCCGCGTTCGATGACGTTGATCTCGTCGCCGTCGCGCTCGCCGTGTTCGCACTGCCAGATCCGTCCCGTTTCGGAACGGACGGCCATCCCCTGCGGGTTGCGGTGGCCGTAGCTGTATATGGTGTCACGCGCGTTCGGGTCGTCGACGAACGGGTTGTCCGGGTGGGGGTCGCCGTCGGCCGTCAGCCGGAGCGTCGACCCCAGCTCGTTCGAGCGATCCTGCGAGACGTGGTCCGGCCCGAACTCCGTGTCGCGCCGGTCGCCCACCGTGACGAATAACGCGCCGTCGGGACCGAACGTCACCCGTGACCCGAAATGGAGCTCGGAGTCGCGGAACGGTTCCGCGACGCAGATCGGCTCGAACCCGTCGAGCGCGGGTGCGTCGGACCCGTCGAGCCGAAGCCGGCCGCTTCCGACGTGCGTCGCCGCCGCGCCCGAGTCGTCGCTCGCCGCGTACGTGAGGTACACGCGTGGATCGGTCGGATACGCCGGGTGAATCTCGATGTCGAGCAGCCCGCCTTGTCCGCGCGAGAAGACTTCAGGCGCTCCCGCGACCGTTCGCGTCGAGCCGTCCGCGGGGTCGACGAGCGAGAGCCGCCCGAGACGCTCCGTCACCAAGAGCCGACCGTCGCCGGGGAGGAAGGCGAGCCCCCACGGGTTCTCGAATCCCTCCGCGACGCGCTCGACGGCGTAGTCGACGTCGGCCCCATCGTCTGCGGACGCGCCGTCTCCTGACGCGTTGCCGGCTGTGCCGTCGACTCCGTCGTCCGCGCCGTCGGTCGAGTCGCCGCCGAGACAGCCGGCGAACGAGAACGCCGCGAGGCCGGCGGTCGCTCGGAGGGCGGTGCGTCTGTCGGGGCGCGGGAACGAGTCGGGGTTCGGGTTCGTCATGGGGGTCGTCGGTCCGTGTCGAACGGTGGAGAGACAGCCGGATGACGCTTGCGGCGAGGGTCGGCATCCAGCGTTCGGAACGCTTATATCTCTCACTCGGGCTATGATCGACTGCGAAGCACGCACCGGTAGTGTAGTGGTATCACGCAACCTTGCCATGGTTGCAACCCGAGTTCAAATCTCGGCCGGTGCACTTCTAAGGTCGTACACCGACCGTACTCCCGTTCGCTTCGCTCACGAGAGTCTCGGCCGGTGCATTTCTCGAACGCAGTGAGAGAAATTACTGAGAGCGTGAACGTGCGCTGCGCGTCGTCTTCGTTGTGGCCGACGGCCGCGGGAGCGGCGAAATCGGACGCTCTAACGCCGTATCGATCATAGATAGCAGTGCTCACGACGTCTCTATACGTGGTGGCCACCGAAGAGGGACGTGTTCGGCTCTCAGACCGCGACGGCACTCGCCCTCGTCGACAGCTACGGGGCCGTCGCGGTCTTCGCCGTGTTCGCGCTGGAGGGAGCGCTCGTCGGGAAGGTGCTCCCGGCGCGGACGCTGTTCGTCGCGTCCGTCGTCGCCGTCGGCGTCGAGGCGGTCGCGGTCGTGCCGGTGTTCGCCGCGGCGGTTGTCGGCGCGACCGTCGGCCAATCCGTCGTGTTCGCGGCCGTCCGCCGATTCGACGCCGACCCTACGTCACTCCCGCTCGTTTCGATCGGCGACGACACGCTCGACGGGGCGAGCCGCTGGCTCGACCGGTGGGGGCTACCGGCGGTGGCGGCCTCGAACGCGGTCCCCGGCACGCGAGGGTGGGTCGCCGTCCCCACCGCGAACGCCTCGTCGGTCTCCGCTCCGCGGTTCGCCGCGGCGTCGCTGGTCGGTTCCGCCGTGTACGCGGGAGCGCTTCTGGCGGTCGGGCTCGCGGTTTCTCTCGGGCTCGGAAGCGCACCCGAACTCGTCGGTATCGGATTGATCGCCGCAGTATAGCGACTGACACCGCGCGCCTGCGGGGCGGGTCAGTCTGAGAGCGCAGCGTCCAGCCGTTCGATGAGCGTCTCGTTGCCGACGTACAGCGGAACGCGGTCGTGGAGTCCCTCGGGTTCGACGTCGAGGATATCGGTCCGGCCATCGGTGGCCGCGCCGCCCGCGCGCTCGACGATGTAGGCGATCGGGTTCGCCTCGAACTGGAGCCGGAGCTTTCCGTCCGGGGCATCGACGAGGGCGGGATACGCGAACACGCCGCCGTAGGTGAGCACTTGGTTCACGTCGCCGACCATCGCTCCGCCGTACCGCAGCTTTAGTTCAGATTCGATCTTGCGGGCGTAGCGGGTGAAGTCGTCGGGCCAGTCGGGAACGCGGCCGCCGAAGCCGTAGACGGTCGGCTCGGCGGGGAGCCGCAGGTCGTCCTCGACGACCGCGCGGGCGACGCCGCGCTCGGCGGCGTCACCGCCGTCGGGGTCGCCCCCGTCGTCGTCCGGGTCGACCACCTCCTCGCGCACGCCCGACTCGTCGGCGACGACCATCGTCGTGATCGGTCCGTAGAGCACGTAGCCGGCGGCGACGAGGTCGCGCCCGGTCGCGGGCAGCGGGGCGTCGTAGATCCCGACGACGGTCCCCATGGCGTTGTTCGACCGGAGGTTCGAGGAGCCGTCGAGGGGGTCGATGGCGACCGCGTACGCGCCGTCACCGCCGTTGCCGACCGAGCCGCCGACATCGACTGCGGTCTCGCGTTCCTCGCTGACGAACGAGCCGACGCCGTCGACCGCGGCGATCGCCTCGCCGAGGAGCTTGTCGGCGTACAGATCGCCGGCCATCACGCTCTCACCGGAGGCGTTCTCGGTGCCGCTCTCGACGCGGCGGCCGGGGAGCGCGGCGCGGATCTCGGGGGCGGTGGCCGCGACCGCGTCGAACACCGCGTCGACGACCGAATCGACCGGTTCAGCGCCGCCGTCGGCGTCGCGAGCGTCGTCCATCGGTCACGCTCCCGCGTCGGTCTCGGCGAGCGCCTCCTCCGTGGACGCGCCCTCGAAGACGACGAGTTCCAAGGCGTCGAGGATCGCCGTCGGGTTGTCGCGCTGGAACACGTTCCGCCCGACTGCGAGGCCGGACGCGCCCGCGTTCATCGCGGACTCGACCGTGCGGAGGAACGACTCGTCGTTCGTCTTCGAGCCGCCGGACATGACGACGTCCGTTCGTCCCGACATCCTGACCGTCTCGGCCATCGCGTCCGGCGAGCCCGGGTACTTCACCTTCGCGATGTCAGCGCCGAGCTCGTGAGCGATCCGGGCGGAGTACGCGATCGTCCGGTCGTCGGTCTCGTTGCGGACGCCCTGGCCGCGGGGATACGCCCACATGACGACGCCCATGTCGTGTTCGCGCGCGCCCTCGTGGACCTCGCGGAACTCCTCTGCCATGCCGATCTCGTTGTTCGAGCCGCCGTAGAGCGTGAACCCGACGGCGTCGGCACCGAGTTCGGCGGCGTACTCGGGCGAACAGTTGACGGGCGTGTCCGGCTCGCCCATCCAGAGGTTCGAGGTGCCGTTCATCTTCAACAGCAGCGATACCGCGTCCTCGTAGTCCGAGTAGTACGCCTCCGCGAGCCCCTTTTGTACGGCGATCGCGGTGACCGCGTCGTGTGTCGCCAGCTCGAACACCCGCTCCGGGTCGGCGGTGTCGGGATTCGGATCGAAGTCGACCGGGCCGTGTTCGAGCCCGTGGTCGTACGCGAGGATCAGCGATTTCCCGTCTCGTGAGATGGCATCGGCGGCGGTTGGGAGCATCACTCGTAGTTCCAGTCACATTACCAAAAAGGCCTATGGTCGATCCGGGTCGCGGAGAGACGAAACGGGCAATAAACCGGCACGAGACCCCCACTGTCACCGGAAAATCAGATTGACAACTACCGGAGTAGTAAATAAACTCAGTGGCGTGGTGGCCTCGTGATAGGTACGCGCGCGTCTGTGCGCTCTATCCTCGTCGCGTGGGGACGCCGCCGGCAACGCGGCACAGCCGCGCGGACGCCGTGGAGCCACGAACGTCGCGGAGCGACTGAGAGACCGGCGTATTCGACGCGTTCGGGGGATGTCGACCCATCCATTGAGGAATTCGTGGTCACACGTTCGACACGGCGGCCGGCCGGACCGTCCGATGACCGGTCGCCGTCGAACCCATGGCTAGCAAAACGAACGATCCGGCGGCGCACGCGGACGACATCGTCTCGCGGCGAGGCGAGGTGTCCGCGTCGCTCGCGCACACCTGTTCCCGGATCAAAGACGTTCTGACGTACAGTTCCGCCTACCTCGTGTTCATCGCGATGATCGAGGTGTTGACCGTGCATCTCGTGTTGTCGCTGCCGCTGAATCCGGCACCGGTCGTCGTCGGCCTCGTCACCTTCTCGGTGTACGCCGGAGACAGGATCGCCGACGCCGACAGCGACGCGCTCTCGACGCCGGAGCGGAGCGCGTTCGTGACGCGCCATCGCGAGGCGCTGTCGCTTCTCACGGCCGGTGCCTACGGTGTCGCGATCGCGATCGCGATCACCGGCGGCCCGCTCGCGCTCGCGATCACCCTCCTTCCCGGCGGGTTCTGGATCCTCTACGCATCCGACTGGTTCCCGACCCTCGGACGGCGGTTCAAACGGCTGAAACAGATCCTCGTGGTGAACTCGGCGATGGTCGCCTCGGCGTGGGCGATCGCGGTCGTCGGGCTCCCGCTGGCGTTCGCCGAGGCGACGGTCACGCCTCTTTCCGGGGTGGTGTTCGTGTACTTCCTCGTCGACACGTTCGTCAACACGGAGATTCCGAACGTGCGGGACGTGGAGGCCGACGCCGCGGACGGCGTCTCGACGCTCCCCGTCGTCTTCGGAATCCGGCGGACGCGACACGCCCTGTACGGGCTGGATCTGTTCCTCGTCGCGTTCGTCGCCCTGACGCTCGCGTTCGGTCCGCTCACAGTCGCGCTCGCGGGAGCGATCCTCGTCGGACTCGGCTACGCGCTCGTCCTCGCGTGGTTCGTCGGCCGGACGAACGCGCCCGGGCGGCTCGCCATCGCCGGCGAGTCAAAACACCTCGTGGTGTTCGCGCTGCTCCTCGTCTCGACGGCGGGGATCTGAGCGGGATCCTCCGAGGTCCCGAGCCCGCTTTTTTCCCGCCGCCCGCCGGGTGATTCATATACTCCGGTGTCGTGTGTTCCGCACGTGCATCCCCCAACGACGGTCGTCGTCCCGCTCCTGTTCGGCTCGATCGCTACCGGGAGCGGTGCCGCGATCCTCGCGTGGCGGGAACGGCCGAACCCCGGCGCGACCCCCCTCGTGTGGCTGCTCGGCGGGCAGTCCGTGTGGGCGACGTGTATCATCTTCAGCCTCTCCGCCGAGTCGGTAAGCGAGACGCTGACGTGGACGAAGCTCGGCTGGATCGGCGTCATGATCGTTCCCGTCGCGTGGATCCTGTTCGCACTGGAGTACACGGGGCGGGACCAGTACATCACGCGGCGAAGCGTCGCGCTGTTGTCCGTCGTTCCGGTTCTCACGGTGTGTCTCGCCGTTACCGAGCAGTACCACGGGCTCCTCTACGTCCGCCCGGCGGGCGTCACCGTGGACGGCGCGGTCGTCGCCGAACAGGGGGGCCTCTGGTACGGCGTCGCCGCGGCGTACACCTACCTGCTCGGCG is drawn from Halorubrum sp. BV1 and contains these coding sequences:
- a CDS encoding 30S ribosomal protein S19 → MSSDYRTGREGKEFAYRGHSLDELQEMDVDEVAELLPARQRRSIVRGLGTEQQKLLETVRSRDEETTADDPIRTHLRDMPILPEFVGVTFAVYNGHSFERVQVEPQMIGHYLGEFHLTRSTVEHGQAGIGATRSSKFVPLK
- a CDS encoding 50S ribosomal protein L2, translating into MGRRIQGQRRGRGGPTFRAPSHRYKAELSHKKLEDVDTVTGEIVGIEHDPARSAPLAEIEFEDDDRRLVLAPEGVRVGETIQVGVSAEIKPGNTLPLAEIPEGVPVCNVESNRGDGGKFARASGVSATLLTHDRDVAVVQLPSGEVKRLDPQCRATIGVVAGGGRTEKPFVKAGNKYHKMKARGTKYPRVRGVAMNAVDHPFGGGGRQHPGQPKSVSRDAPPGRKVGDIASKRTGRGGNK
- a CDS encoding 50S ribosomal protein L23, translated to MNSIIEHPLVTEQAMNQMDFKNKLVFIVDVDATKPEVRDEVSERYDVRVVDVNTQVTSKGEKKATVTLSEDDDATEIASRIGVF
- the rpl4p gene encoding 50S ribosomal protein L4, with protein sequence MSTTVHDLDGGDAGSIELPAIFETAFRPDLIGRAVAAAQANRKQAYGADEFAGLRTPAESFGSGRGLAHIPRSENVARRVPNAVSGRAAHPPKAEKDQSKKLNDKERQLAIRSAIAATADAELVAERGHAFDEDLDLPLVVSDEFEDLKKTQEALGVLEAVGVDADIERAEEGRSVRSGRGKTRGRKYSQPKSVLVVTSEEPSRAARNLSGVDVATAGEVNAEDLAPGAHPGRLTLWTESAVEEVAER
- a CDS encoding 50S ribosomal protein L3, with the protein product MPQPSRPRKGSLGYGPRTRADSEVPRIRSWPDDDGAPALQGFAGYKAGMTHVVMVNDEANSPREGMEESVPVTVVETPPMYAVALRAYEETPYGQKPVEEVWATEFHEELDRALDLPAEDTFEEDADALRELLDDDVVDDVRVITHTAPSELSNVPKKKPDVMETRVGGGSLEERVDFGLDLVAEGGAHEFGDVFRAGQYTDVSGITKGKGTQGPVKRWGVQKRKGKHARQGWRRRIGNLGPWNPSRVRSTVPQQGQTGYHQRTELNKRLIDFGEGDDASVDGGFVNYGEVDGEYALIKGSVPGPDKRLLRFRPAIRPNDQPRLDPEVRYVSTASNQG
- a CDS encoding putative RNA uridine N3 methyltransferase, producing the protein MRTEDGLTICVPSSVVREAEDDREATRKLGYVARAAAVFRADRLVVFPDGEGERRRGGEYVRTVLGYAATPPRLRKDLWGERDELRYVGVLPPLRVPWRTGSTPSGEESKTQGLVTEVGPEGRVRVNSPLREHPISLLVPSGMEVERGERVTIRVSSREPVRARITGKPEDGFQVVAADLSEALAGDGLTVATSRHGEELSVSRLGDVVSDARKAGGYTVAFGAPERGLPEMLGLSPDDIRTAVADGRPVEPDPGFDLWLNTIPAQASEVVRTEEALFVTLGSLTLTE
- a CDS encoding PQQ-dependent sugar dehydrogenase, giving the protein MTNPNPDSFPRPDRRTALRATAGLAAFSFAGCLGGDSTDGADDGVDGTAGNASGDGASADDGADVDYAVERVAEGFENPWGLAFLPGDGRLLVTERLGRLSLVDPADGSTRTVAGAPEVFSRGQGGLLDIEIHPAYPTDPRVYLTYAASDDSGAAATHVGSGRLRLDGSDAPALDGFEPICVAEPFRDSELHFGSRVTFGPDGALFVTVGDRRDTEFGPDHVSQDRSNELGSTLRLTADGDPHPDNPFVDDPNARDTIYSYGHRNPQGMAVRSETGRIWQCEHGERDGDEINVIERGGNYGWPVASEACNYGTDERVAPSHRERGDAVAPVHYWPCGSGGFPPSGAVFYEGDAFPEWRGDLFAGTLAAQYLGRFTVEGAGATEAAVTEREPLLADRDWRVRALAVEPTTGHLYVAVDAADAPVVRLVPA
- a CDS encoding DedA family protein, encoding MFGSQTATALALVDSYGAVAVFAVFALEGALVGKVLPARTLFVASVVAVGVEAVAVVPVFAAAVVGATVGQSVVFAAVRRFDADPTSLPLVSIGDDTLDGASRWLDRWGLPAVAASNAVPGTRGWVAVPTANASSVSAPRFAAASLVGSAVYAGALLAVGLAVSLGLGSAPELVGIGLIAAV
- a CDS encoding class 1 fructose-bisphosphatase, yielding MDDARDADGGAEPVDSVVDAVFDAVAATAPEIRAALPGRRVESGTENASGESVMAGDLYADKLLGEAIAAVDGVGSFVSEERETAVDVGGSVGNGGDGAYAVAIDPLDGSSNLRSNNAMGTVVGIYDAPLPATGRDLVAAGYVLYGPITTMVVADESGVREEVVDPDDDGGDPDGGDAAERGVARAVVEDDLRLPAEPTVYGFGGRVPDWPDDFTRYARKIESELKLRYGGAMVGDVNQVLTYGGVFAYPALVDAPDGKLRLQFEANPIAYIVERAGGAATDGRTDILDVEPEGLHDRVPLYVGNETLIERLDAALSD
- a CDS encoding class I fructose-bisphosphate aldolase, yielding MLPTAADAISRDGKSLILAYDHGLEHGPVDFDPNPDTADPERVFELATHDAVTAIAVQKGLAEAYYSDYEDAVSLLLKMNGTSNLWMGEPDTPVNCSPEYAAELGADAVGFTLYGGSNNEIGMAEEFREVHEGAREHDMGVVMWAYPRGQGVRNETDDRTIAYSARIAHELGADIAKVKYPGSPDAMAETVRMSGRTDVVMSGGSKTNDESFLRTVESAMNAGASGLAVGRNVFQRDNPTAILDALELVVFEGASTEEALAETDAGA
- a CDS encoding UbiA family prenyltransferase — encoded protein: MASKTNDPAAHADDIVSRRGEVSASLAHTCSRIKDVLTYSSAYLVFIAMIEVLTVHLVLSLPLNPAPVVVGLVTFSVYAGDRIADADSDALSTPERSAFVTRHREALSLLTAGAYGVAIAIAITGGPLALAITLLPGGFWILYASDWFPTLGRRFKRLKQILVVNSAMVASAWAIAVVGLPLAFAEATVTPLSGVVFVYFLVDTFVNTEIPNVRDVEADAADGVSTLPVVFGIRRTRHALYGLDLFLVAFVALTLAFGPLTVALAGAILVGLGYALVLAWFVGRTNAPGRLAIAGESKHLVVFALLLVSTAGI